A single genomic interval of Calypte anna isolate BGI_N300 chromosome 3, bCalAnn1_v1.p, whole genome shotgun sequence harbors:
- the LOC103534064 gene encoding GDNF-inducible zinc finger protein 1: MEKKKILMKSKAAAPNLLRALHSLYQLGHLCDVRVHTQHLGVQEEFLVHKAVLAASSNYFKGLFLHEEMLDTQNCTVTLQDIYTEEFTSFLEFVYTAEVEIEAEKLQRMKEIAERLECKDLLDICEEVKAEGRKGLDLSLHLKGQLGENPGPQWARIQQEENLKLSDSSQAVEIPLRRKLWDRQSQTLLAGSEGTEGQAGSLELEDTAYPQRKSRRAKLQQCSKADPRSRLGVESQSSPSLLSQSQCKETRVVMGKALPEQWEAGQGLISPFAHQRAGRGSARRVAKVCEQCNESFLLLQHYRSHMELKHQHSCKACPQLFSSHQSLQQHCLTTHREERAFSCSKRLQHQKDIKDHIRRVQKGEPQACPYCDKVISSKCGLRVHLRTHTREKPYQCQHCPTSFAQRSAYNTHLRKIHQSGQERKLLPVYWMVVPPGQRASTTGCDKGPDRGTWAGTSEAEGWKHERHQGTADQGEQPGDSSLGHRDCSNQQEERRSGEEAEARSEKRGEEGEEGEGDRSVKGEEGVGYGAGCPQGEDRRHHEEEEEGDECSHEKDGEERAPGEDLGVQAVSKSGVSKKSTYVIRCEKCTQQFVSRKRYVEHCRDSHQCLPGKAYRCDICPKAFATYTSWKEHRACVHTEERHFSCSLCTATFKRKRDVRTHCVRKHEGRAKRPLCSVCGKILSSRTALLFHMRTHTGEKPYQCAVCQARFAQPSQLKIHTRSHTGEKPYICEDCGACFADRGKLTAHKRTHTGERLFRCDVCGKHFATNEYLKCHKRCHLGAKPYKCQVCGKTFGLRASLAQHSNVHAETRPYFCEQCGKTFTQQGALRRHQRIHTGEKPYKCRACERTFTDMSTLRRHVAVHDRNAHWRTFLIDLSPKKDHNWSKIETLSEAWGGVDSTPEIWSVEQGKLYKPEGVILTQEPVPPGVSDGGGPERSLLYL, encoded by the exons atggagaaaaagaaaatcctgatGAAATCCAAGGCTGCTGCTCCCAACCTCCTGAGGGCTCTGCACTCCCTCTACCAGCTGGGTCACCTCTGTGACGTGAGGGTTCACACGCAGCACCTGGGAGTCCAGGAGGAGTTCCTGGTTCACAAAGCTGTCCTGGCAGCTTCCAGCAATTACTTCAAAGGGCTTTTCCTGCACGAGGAGATGCTGGACACCCAGAACTGCACCGTGACTCTGCAGGACATTTACACAGAGGAGTTCACCTCCTTCCTGGAGTTCGTGTACACGGCGGAGGTGGAGATCGAGGCGGAGAAACTGCAGCGGATGAAGGAGATAGCTGAAAGGTTGGAGTGCAAGGATTTGCTGGATATCTGTGAAGAAGTGAAAGCAGAGGGCAGGAAGGGGCTGGATTTGAGTCTCCACCTGAAAGGTCAGCTGGGGGAGAACCCTGGGCCGCAGTGGGCACGCATCCAGCAAGAGGAAAACCTCAAGCTGAGTGACTCTTCCCAAGCTGTGGAGATACCCCTGAGGAGGAAACTTTGGGATAGGCAAAGCCAGACCTTGCTGGCTGGCTCTGAAGGCACTGAAGGCCAAGcaggcagcctggagctggaggaCACTGCTTATCCACAACGAAAATCCCGCCGGGCAAAGCTGCAGCAATGTAGCAAGGCAGACCCCAGAAGCAGACTGGGCGTGGAAAGCCAGAGCAGTCCTTCTCTCCTAAGCCAGAGCCAGTGCAAGGAAACACGCGTGGTAATGGGGAAGGCTCTGCCCGAGCAGTGGGAAGCTGGGCAGGGTTTAATTTCCCCGTTTGCCCATCAGAGGGCGGGCAGGGGATCGGCACGGCGGGTGGCCAAGGTGTGTGAGCAGTGTAACGagtccttcctgctgctccagcactaCCGCTCCCACATGGAGCTGAagcaccagcacagctgcaaggcctgtccccagctcttctcctcccaccagagcctccagcagcactgcctcaCCACCCACCGGGAGGAGAGGGCCTTCTCCTGCAGCAAGAGGCTCCAGCACCAGAAGGACATCAAGGACCACATCAGGAGGGTGCAGAAAGGGGAGCCCCAGGCCTGCCCCTACTGTGACAAAGTCATCAGCTCCAAGTGTGGCCTGAGGGTCCACCTAAGAACCCACACCAGGGAGAAACCTTACCAGTGCCAGCACTGCCCCACCAGCTTTGCTCAGAGGTCTGCCTACAACACCCACCTGAG gAAAATCCACCAGTCTGGGCAAGAGAGGAAGCTCCTGCCTGTCTACTGGATGGTGGTTCCACCTGGGCAGAGAGCAAGCACCACGGGCTGTGACAAAGGTCCTGACAGGGGCACCTGGGCTGGGACATCAGAGGCTGAAGGGTGGAAGCATGAGAGGCACCAGGGCACTGCAGATCAGGGGGAGCAACCTGGGGATTCATCCCTTGGCCACAGAGACTGCAGCAaccagcaggaggagaggaggagtgGTGAGGAAGCTGAGGCAAGAAGTGAAAAAAggggtgaggaaggggaggaaggtgAAGGGGACAGGAGTGTgaagggtgaggagggggtgggTTATGGggctgggtgtccccagggtgaGGACAGGAGACATcacgaggaggaggaggaaggtgatgaGTGCTCCCACGAGAAGGATGGTGAAGAACGTGCACCTGGGGAAGATCTGGGAGTCCAGGCAGTCAGCAAGAGCGGGGTGAGTAAGAAGAGCACCTATGTCATCAGGTGTGAGAAGTGCACCCAGCAGTTTGTCTCCAGGAAGAGGTACGTGGAGCACTGCAGGGACAGCCACCAGTGCCTGCCGGGCAAAGCCTACCGCTGTGACATCTGCCCCAAGGCCTTTGCCACCTACACCAGCTGGAAGGAGCACCGGGCCTGCGTGCACACCGAGGAGAGGCacttctcctgcagcctctgcaccGCCACCTTCAAACGCAAGAGGGATGTGCGGACACACTGCGTGCGGAAGCACGAGGGGAGGGCCAAGCGCCCCCTCTGCTCCGTCTGCGGGAAGATCCTCAGCTCCCGCACCGCCCTGCTCTTCCACATGAGGACGCACACGGGGGAGAAGCCTTACCAGTGTGCCGTCTGCCAGGCCAGGTTTGCTCAGCCCTCCCAGCTCAAGATCCACACCAG GTCCCACACGGGGGAGAAGCCATACATCTGTGAGGACTGTGGGGCTTGCTTTGCTGACAGGGGCAAGCTCACTGCTCACAAAAGGACCCACACAG gaGAACGCCTGTTCAGATGTGATGTGTGTGGGAAACATTTTGCCACCAATGAATACTTGAAATGCCACAAGAGGTGTCACCTGGGTGCCAAACCCTACAAGTGCCAGGTTTGTGGGAAGACCTTTGGCCTGAGAGCCTCACTGGCCCAGCACAGCAACGTCCATGCAG AGACCCGCCCCTATTTCTGCGAGCAGTGCGGGAAAACCTTCACCCAGCAGGGAGCGCTGCGCCGCCACCAGCGGATCCACACCGGGGAGAAGCCCTACAAGTGCAGAGCCTGCGAGAGAACCTTCACGGACATGTCCACCCTCCGCAGACACGTGGCG GTCCACGACCGGAACGCTCACTGGAGAACTTTCCTCATCGATCTCAGCCCCAAGAAGGACCACAACTGGTCCAAGATAGAGACGCTCTCGGAGGCCTGGGGGGGTGTAGACTCCACCCCCGAAATCTGGTCGGTTGAGCAGGGGAAACTTTACAAACCCGAGGGCGTTATTCTCACACAAGAACCCGTGCCACCTGGGGTCAGTGACGGGGGAGGCCCCGAGCGCTCCCTTTTGTACTTATGA
- the GZF1 gene encoding GDNF-inducible zinc finger protein 1, whose protein sequence is MESNAVLLESKSSPLNLLNEMHQLRLLGHLCDVTVSVEYQGVRAEFVAHKAVLAATSKFFKEVFLNEKGVDGPRTKVLLNEVQVADFASFLEFVYTARVEVEEDRVQRMLEIAEKLKCLDLSETCFQLKKQMLESVLLELQNFSESQSSEEESSARAGALLDSKAGAEAEQADCPLGPPTSPGDSPGQGAAPELPAAKPKEKMDKKKEILKPPFAKMRRASGRLAGRKVFVEIPKKKYTRRLREQQKDAEVAAEGNRHPPGQGGCDVGREEEEEEQGEKHIKPESQEQPGEQEGKLQKSQEEEEEGEEEEEEEKKKRGSSFKCSTCEKEFLYEKSFLKHIRQSHGLAAEMVYRCETCSQTFANRCNLKSHQRHVHSSERHFPCELCGKKFKRKKDVKRHILQVHEGGGERHQCQQCGKGLSSKTALRLHERTHTGDKPYGCTECEAKFSQPSALKTHMRIHTGEKPFVCDECGARFTQNHMLIYHKRCHTGERPFMCETCGKSFASKEYLKHHNRIHTGSKPFKCEVCFRTFAQRNSLYQHIKVHTGERPYCCDQCGKQFTQLNALQRHHRIHTGEKPFMCNACGRTFTDKSTLRRHTSIHDKNTPWKSFLVIVEGASKNEEGHKTELPDEEYEVSPKIPEKLLPFPENGHYQSLAAVPGAVPALHHSSSATGTACKAAGTAGPQEALMATTLSELTVLQTQTDSIQPQLHALVNME, encoded by the exons atggaGAGCAACGCAGTGCTGCTGGAGTCCAAGTCCTCTCCCCTCAACCTGCTGAACGAGATGCACCAGCTGCGCCTCCTGGGACACCTCTGCGACGTCACCGTCAGCGTGGAGTACCAGGGGGTCAGGGCAGAGTTCGTGGCCCACAAGGCCGTCTTGGCGGCCACCAGCAAGTTCTTCAAGGAGGTTTTCCTCAACGAGAAGGGTGTGGATGGCCCCAGGACCAAGGTGCTCCTCAACGAGGTCCAGGTGGCCGACTTCGCTTCCTTCCTGGAGTTCGTCTACACAGCCAGGGTGGAGGTGGAAGAGGACAGGGTGCAACGGATGCTGGAGATAGCAGAGAAGCTCAAGTGCTTGGACCTCTCGGAAACCTGCTTCCAGCTGAAGAAGCAGATGCTGGAATCcgtgctgctggagctgcagaactTCTCCGAGTCCCAGAGCTCTGAGGAGGAGAGCTCTGCCCGGGCGGGCGCCTTGCTGGACTCCAAAGCTGGGGCAGAAGCTGAGCAGGCAGACTGCCCTCTGGGGcctcccacctccccagggGACAGCCccgggcagggagcagctcctgagctgccaGCTGCCAAACCCAAAGAGAAAATggacaaaaagaaggaaatcctGAAGCCTCCTTTTGCCAAGATGAGGCGGGCGAGCGGGAGGCTGGCCGGGAGGAAAGTGTTTGTGGAGATCCCCAAGAAGAAGTACaccaggaggctgagggagcagcagaaggatgcagaggtggctgctgaGGGAAACAGACACCCTCCAGGGCAGGGTGGGTGCGatgtggggagggaggaagaggaggaggagcaagGGGAGAAACACATCAAACCcgagagccaggagcagcccggggagcaggagggaaagctgcaaaaatcccaggaggaggaggaggaaggggaggaggaggaggaggaggagaagaagaaacgGGGCAGCAGCTTCAAGTGCAGCACGTGTGAGAAGGAGTTCCTCTACGAGAAGAGCTTCCTGAAGCACATCAGGCAGAGCCACGGGCTGGCTGCTGAGATGGTGTACAGGTGTGAGACCTGCAGCCAGACCTTTGCCAACCGCTGCAACCTGAAAAGCCACCAGCGCCACGTCCACAGCTCTGAGAGACACTTCCCCTGTGAGCTCTGTGGTAAGAAGTTCAAGAGGAAGAAGGACGTCAAGAGGCACATTCTCCAGGTTCATGAGGGTGGTGGGGAACGTCATCAGTGCCAGCAGTGTGGAAAGGGGTTGAGCTCCAAAACTGCCTTGAGGCTCCATGAAAGGACACACACAGGCGACAAGCCTTATGGGTGCACAGAGTGTGAGGCTAAGTTTTCTCAGCCTTCTGCACTCAAGACACACATGAG AATCCATACTGGTGAGAAGCCCTTTGTCTGTGATGAGTGTGGGGCCAGGTTCACTCAGAATCACATGCTCATCTATCACAAACGCTGCCACACAG GGGAAAGGCCTTTTATGTGTGAAAcctgtgggaagagctttgccTCCAAGGAGTACTTGAAACACCATAACAGAATCCACACTGGATCCAAGCCCTTCAAATGTGAAGTTTGCTTCAGAACGTTTGCCCAGAGGAACTCCCTCTACCAGCATATCAAAGTTCACACAG GAGAACGTCCCTACTGCTGTGACCAGTGCGGGAAGCAGTTCACCCAGCTCAACGCCCTGCAGCGGCACCACCGCATCCACACGGGGGAGAAACCCTTCATGTGCAACGCCTGCGGCAGGACCTTCACTGACAAATCCACCCTTCGGAGGCACACCTCG ATCCATGATAAAAACACCCCCTGGAAATCCTTCCTGGTCATTGTTGAAGGAGCATCCAAGAACGAGGAAGGGCACAAGACAGAGCTTCCTGATGAGGAGTATGAAGTGTCACCCAAAatcccagagaagctgctgcccTTCCCAGAGAATGGGCACTACCAGAGCCTGGCAGCTGTCCCAGGGGCTGTGCCTGCCCTgcaccacagcagctctgccacgGGCACTGCCTGCAAGGCTGCTGGGACTGCAGGCCCCCAGGAAGCCCTGATGGCCACCACCCTGAGTGAGCTGACAGTGctgcagacacagacagacTCCATCCAGCCACAGCTCCATGCTCTGGTGAACATGGAATGA